A single window of Rhizobium sp. SL42 DNA harbors:
- the hutG gene encoding N-formylglutamate deformylase, translated as MTFEVFQGNSPVILAFPHTGTDVPPEIWGRLNDNGRLLADTDWHIHQLYAGLLPNVTTVRATFHRYVIDANRDPTGTSLYPGQNTTGLVPETDFDGVSIWQDGEQPSQSDVAYRLNTFHAPYHAALLAEIERVKAIHGVAVLYDCHSIRSLIPFLFEGQLPDFNIGTDIGRTCDPRIEAAAAEVARAAEGYTSIVNGRFKGGWTTRHYGQPQDGVHAIQMELSQISHLTTEEPPFAYDEEKAGRLRIHLNQILARIEAVADQLKTKGN; from the coding sequence ATGACGTTCGAAGTCTTCCAAGGCAACTCGCCGGTCATTCTCGCCTTCCCGCACACGGGAACTGACGTGCCGCCCGAGATCTGGGGCCGCCTGAACGACAATGGCCGGCTGCTGGCCGATACCGACTGGCATATTCACCAGCTCTACGCAGGTCTGCTGCCGAACGTGACGACGGTGCGCGCCACCTTCCATCGTTATGTCATCGACGCCAATCGTGATCCGACCGGAACGAGCCTCTACCCCGGGCAGAACACAACCGGACTGGTGCCCGAAACGGATTTTGACGGGGTTTCGATCTGGCAGGACGGCGAGCAACCGTCGCAATCCGATGTCGCCTATCGGCTGAACACGTTCCATGCGCCGTATCATGCCGCCTTGTTGGCCGAGATCGAGCGGGTGAAGGCGATCCATGGCGTGGCCGTGCTCTACGACTGCCATTCCATCCGCTCGCTGATCCCCTTCCTGTTCGAAGGCCAGCTGCCGGATTTCAACATCGGCACGGACATCGGGCGGACCTGCGATCCTCGCATCGAGGCGGCTGCAGCCGAGGTTGCTCGCGCGGCCGAAGGTTACACGTCGATCGTCAACGGCCGCTTCAAGGGCGGCTGGACCACCCGTCACTACGGGCAGCCACAGGATGGCGTTCATGCCATCCAGATGGAACTGTCGCAGATTTCGCATCTGACCACCGAAGAGCCGCCTTTTGCCTATGACGAGGAGAAGGCCGGGCGGCTGCGCATTCACCTGAACCAGATCCTGGCACGCATCGAAGCCGTTGCGGATCAACTGAAGACCAAGGGGAACTGA
- the hutI gene encoding imidazolonepropionase, which produces MKTLLRNARLTTLAPKLPGLGIIEDGAILIEDGRIAYAGHAADAPAGAGISVVDCEGRWITPGLIDCHTHLVHAGNRAREFEMRLAGASYEEIARAGGGIVSSVRQVRDASEADLVAETLPRLDALIAEGVTTVEVKSGYGLTVEDELKMLRAARSVGNQRPVNLTTTYLGAHATPADYKGRNGDFIRDVVLSGLAAAHAEGLVDSVDGFCEGIAFSPDDMRVVFDAAKALGLPVKLHADQLSNLHGAALAAAYGALSADHLEYTDDDGAAAMTAAGTVAVLLPGAYYFIRETKKPPVDLFRKHATKMALATDCNPGTSPLTSLLLTMNMGATLFHLTVEECLAGVTREAARALGRLDTIGTIEAGKQADLAIWNIESPAELVYRIGFNPLHQRIWNGDITGGNHA; this is translated from the coding sequence ATGAAAACGCTGCTGCGCAATGCAAGACTGACAACACTGGCGCCTAAGCTTCCGGGCCTCGGCATCATTGAGGATGGTGCCATCCTGATAGAAGACGGCCGCATCGCCTATGCCGGTCACGCTGCCGATGCGCCGGCAGGCGCTGGGATCTCTGTGGTTGATTGTGAAGGCAGGTGGATCACGCCCGGCCTAATTGATTGCCATACCCATCTCGTCCATGCCGGCAATCGTGCGCGGGAATTCGAGATGCGGCTTGCCGGCGCTTCCTATGAAGAGATCGCCCGTGCGGGCGGCGGCATCGTCTCGTCGGTGCGCCAAGTGCGCGACGCCAGCGAGGCGGATCTGGTTGCCGAGACACTGCCGCGCCTCGATGCGCTGATCGCCGAAGGGGTGACAACCGTCGAGGTGAAATCCGGCTATGGCCTGACGGTCGAGGATGAATTGAAAATGCTGCGCGCGGCGCGGTCTGTGGGCAACCAACGTCCGGTGAACCTGACGACCACCTATCTCGGCGCCCATGCAACACCGGCCGACTACAAGGGCCGCAATGGCGACTTCATTCGGGATGTCGTGCTGTCGGGACTTGCCGCAGCCCATGCAGAAGGGCTTGTCGATTCCGTCGACGGCTTCTGCGAAGGCATTGCCTTCTCGCCGGATGACATGCGCGTGGTGTTTGATGCGGCCAAGGCGCTGGGGCTGCCCGTCAAGCTGCATGCCGATCAGTTGTCCAATCTGCACGGCGCGGCGCTGGCAGCAGCTTATGGCGCGCTGTCGGCGGATCATCTCGAATACACCGATGATGACGGGGCCGCGGCCATGACGGCGGCCGGCACCGTCGCCGTTCTCCTGCCGGGCGCCTATTATTTCATTCGCGAAACGAAGAAGCCGCCGGTCGATCTGTTCCGCAAACATGCGACGAAGATGGCGCTTGCTACCGATTGCAACCCCGGCACCTCGCCGCTGACCTCGCTTCTGCTGACCATGAACATGGGTGCGACGCTGTTTCATCTGACGGTGGAGGAATGCCTGGCGGGTGTGACCCGCGAGGCCGCCCGCGCGCTGGGACGGCTGGACACGATCGGCACGATCGAGGCCGGCAAGCAGGCCGATCTCGCCATCTGGAACATCGAGAGCCCGGCCGAGCTGGTCTATCGCATCGGCTTCAATCCGCTGCATCAGCGGATCTGGAACGGGGACATTACGGGAGGAAACCACGCATGA
- a CDS encoding HAL/PAL/TAL family ammonia-lyase: protein MAEGIVLDGPLSWKEIAAVAEGAELALSDAAWARIANARAIVDALVEREIRGYGINTGVGALCDVIISRADQQALSRNIILSHACGVGEPLGKVETRAVMAAQIANFAHGYSGVSRPVLETLLALLNGDMLPVIPSKGSVGYLTHAAAIGLVLIGEGECRHGDELIAGREALDRLGRMPLVLQAKEGLSLVNGTPCATGLGALAVSRLSHLADWADAAAAMTYENLGAQADPFAEMPLALRQSPGLQQVGRTLRHWLGGSALLAQSAGSRTQDPLSLRAVPQIHGAVRDALVHVAETVDRELASVTDNPVVAGIPETPEVHSQAHAVGAALGLAMDSLATAAAELAAISERRIDRLVNPLVSGLPAFLAAGSGVASGFMIIQYTAAALVAENRRLAAPASLDGGITSALQEDILTHATPAADKALAILENLQTILAIEVMAAGQAYDLQSGSADKAKRTAALYQRVRQNVPFYRDHRPLNAEVAKVRAMIGILSAPLDGDAR from the coding sequence ATGGCTGAAGGAATTGTTCTTGATGGACCGCTTAGCTGGAAAGAGATTGCCGCGGTTGCCGAAGGCGCTGAGCTTGCGCTTTCCGATGCCGCATGGGCGCGGATCGCAAACGCGCGGGCCATCGTTGACGCACTGGTCGAGCGGGAGATCCGCGGCTATGGCATCAATACCGGCGTCGGCGCGCTCTGCGATGTGATCATCAGCCGTGCGGATCAGCAGGCCCTGTCGCGCAATATCATCCTCAGCCATGCCTGCGGCGTTGGCGAGCCGCTTGGCAAAGTGGAGACGCGCGCCGTGATGGCAGCGCAGATCGCCAATTTCGCCCACGGATATTCCGGCGTCAGCAGGCCGGTGCTCGAGACGCTTCTGGCGCTGCTCAACGGCGATATGCTGCCGGTGATCCCATCCAAGGGCTCGGTTGGTTATCTGACCCATGCTGCCGCGATTGGTCTGGTGCTGATCGGGGAAGGCGAATGCCGCCATGGTGATGAGTTGATCGCCGGCCGCGAGGCTCTCGACCGTTTGGGGCGGATGCCGCTCGTTCTGCAGGCCAAGGAAGGCCTCAGCCTTGTCAACGGCACGCCCTGCGCCACCGGTCTTGGCGCCCTTGCCGTGTCGCGTCTCTCCCATCTCGCTGACTGGGCTGATGCGGCCGCTGCGATGACCTATGAAAACCTCGGTGCGCAGGCAGACCCGTTCGCCGAAATGCCGCTTGCCCTTCGCCAGTCGCCCGGCCTGCAGCAGGTCGGCCGTACTCTGCGCCACTGGCTCGGCGGAAGCGCGCTTCTGGCGCAATCGGCCGGCAGCCGAACGCAGGATCCGTTGAGCCTGCGCGCCGTGCCGCAGATCCATGGCGCCGTGCGTGATGCTCTCGTGCATGTCGCGGAAACCGTCGATCGCGAACTCGCCAGCGTCACCGACAATCCGGTGGTGGCCGGGATACCGGAGACACCGGAAGTGCATTCACAGGCGCATGCCGTGGGGGCGGCCCTTGGTCTCGCCATGGACAGCCTCGCAACCGCTGCCGCAGAGCTCGCAGCCATTTCTGAGCGGCGGATCGACCGGCTGGTCAATCCGCTGGTCAGCGGCCTGCCGGCATTTCTCGCAGCCGGCAGCGGCGTCGCCTCCGGCTTCATGATCATCCAGTATACCGCGGCCGCGCTGGTTGCGGAGAACCGGCGCCTTGCCGCGCCCGCCAGCCTCGATGGCGGCATCACCTCGGCGCTGCAGGAGGATATCCTGACCCATGCGACGCCGGCGGCCGACAAGGCGCTGGCGATCCTTGAAAACCTGCAGACGATCCTCGCCATCGAAGTCATGGCGGCCGGCCAAGCCTACGACCTGCAGTCAGGTTCGGCAGACAAGGCCAAGCGGACTGCGGCACTTTATCAGCGCGTTCGCCAGAATGTGCCGTTCTACCGCGATCACCGGCCGCTCAATGCTGAGGTCGCCAAGGTTCGTGCGATGATCGGGATCCTGTCGGCACCGCTGGACGGAGACGCACGATGA
- the hutH gene encoding histidine ammonia-lyase: protein MTITLHPGRVSLAELAEIYWNGETVVLDRSFDAGIERAAARIAAIAAGNEAVYGINTGFGKLASIRIDAADTATLQRNLILSHCCGVGQPMPENIVRLIMALKLVSLGRGASGVRLELVRLIEAMLDKGVTPLIPEKGSVGASGDLAPLAHMAAVMMGEAEAFYQGERVQGGVALERAGLIPVVLAAKEGLALINGTQASTALALAGLFRAHRAAQAALITGALSTDAAMGSSAPFTADIHTLRGHKGQIDTAASLRGLLAGSVIRESHLQGDERVQDPYCIRCQPQVDGACLDLLRMAGRTLEIEANAVTDNPLVLSDDSVVSGGNFHAEPVAFAADQIAIAVCEIGAIAQRRIALLVDPALSYGLPAFLARKPGLNSGLMIAEVTSAALMSENKQMAHPASVDSTPTSANQEDHVSMACHGARRLLQMTENLFSIIGIEALTAAQGVDFRAPLATSPELQSAIATLRTVVATLDEDRFMAPDLAAASALVADGSLVASVSDGLLPGLEG, encoded by the coding sequence ATGACCATTACACTGCATCCCGGCCGCGTTTCGCTCGCAGAACTGGCTGAGATCTACTGGAACGGCGAGACCGTCGTGCTCGACCGCAGCTTTGACGCGGGCATCGAACGCGCCGCCGCTCGCATCGCTGCGATCGCCGCCGGCAACGAGGCCGTCTACGGCATCAATACCGGTTTCGGCAAACTCGCCTCGATCCGGATCGATGCGGCCGACACGGCAACGCTGCAGCGCAATCTGATCCTGTCGCATTGCTGTGGCGTCGGCCAGCCGATGCCTGAAAACATCGTCCGCCTGATCATGGCGCTGAAGCTCGTCTCGCTCGGCCGTGGCGCTTCCGGCGTGCGGCTCGAGCTGGTGCGCCTGATCGAGGCCATGCTGGACAAGGGCGTCACGCCGCTGATTCCGGAAAAGGGTTCTGTCGGGGCCTCGGGCGATCTGGCGCCGCTTGCGCATATGGCCGCCGTGATGATGGGCGAGGCGGAAGCCTTTTATCAGGGCGAGCGCGTGCAGGGTGGAGTGGCGCTGGAGCGTGCGGGTCTCATCCCCGTCGTGTTGGCTGCCAAGGAGGGATTGGCGCTGATCAACGGCACGCAGGCCTCCACAGCGCTGGCGCTTGCCGGTCTGTTCCGCGCCCATCGTGCGGCCCAGGCAGCGCTGATCACCGGTGCGCTCTCGACCGACGCGGCCATGGGCTCCTCCGCGCCCTTCACCGCCGACATCCACACGCTGCGTGGCCATAAGGGCCAGATCGACACGGCGGCCTCGCTGCGCGGCCTGCTGGCCGGGTCTGTCATCCGTGAAAGCCATCTGCAGGGCGACGAACGCGTGCAGGATCCGTATTGCATTCGCTGCCAGCCGCAGGTCGACGGAGCCTGCCTCGATTTGCTACGCATGGCCGGCCGCACGCTTGAGATCGAAGCCAATGCGGTCACCGACAATCCGCTTGTGCTCTCCGACGACAGCGTCGTGTCCGGCGGCAATTTCCACGCCGAGCCCGTGGCTTTTGCCGCCGACCAGATCGCCATTGCCGTTTGCGAGATCGGCGCCATTGCGCAGCGTCGCATTGCGCTTCTGGTTGATCCGGCACTGTCCTATGGCCTGCCGGCATTCCTGGCTCGCAAGCCGGGGCTGAATTCCGGCCTGATGATCGCCGAAGTTACGTCTGCCGCGTTGATGAGCGAAAACAAGCAGATGGCGCATCCAGCCTCGGTGGATTCCACCCCGACATCGGCCAATCAGGAGGACCATGTCTCCATGGCCTGCCATGGCGCCCGCCGCCTGCTGCAGATGACGGAAAACCTGTTTTCGATCATCGGCATCGAGGCGCTGACGGCAGCACAAGGCGTGGATTTCCGTGCGCCCTTGGCCACCAGCCCCGAATTGCAGTCGGCGATCGCCACCTTGCGCACCGTCGTCGCCACGCTGGACGAGGATCGCTTCATGGCGCCGGATCTGGCTGCGGCCAGTGCTCTGGTGGCGGATGGCTCGCTGGTGGCGAGCGTGTCTGATGGCTTGTTGCCGGGGCTGGAGGGTTGA
- a CDS encoding quaternary amine ABC transporter ATP-binding protein, protein MAEIEIRNVFKIFGRNSQEALVMARGGAEKSQILERTGCSVGLNDISLKIGASRIFVIMGLSGSGKSTLVRHINRLIEPTSGEILVDGGNVLELNAKDLREFRTRRVSMVFQGFGLMPHRTVMQNVVYGQRVRGLSKAEAYPIGMKWIETVGLLGYENKYPHQLSGGMKQRVGLARALAADTDVILMDEAFSALDPLIRSDMQDQLLQLEKNLSKTIVFITHDLDEALRIGAEIAILKDGRLVQVGTPSQILNTPADDYVARFVQRRAGAEVAHHG, encoded by the coding sequence ATGGCTGAGATTGAAATCCGCAACGTCTTCAAGATTTTCGGCCGCAATTCGCAGGAAGCGCTCGTCATGGCGCGCGGCGGAGCCGAGAAGAGCCAGATTCTCGAACGCACCGGATGCAGCGTTGGCCTGAATGACATCAGCCTGAAAATCGGGGCGTCGCGCATCTTCGTCATCATGGGCCTGTCCGGATCGGGCAAGTCGACGCTGGTGCGCCATATCAATCGGCTGATCGAGCCGACCAGCGGCGAGATCCTCGTCGATGGCGGCAACGTGCTCGAACTCAATGCAAAGGACCTGCGCGAATTCCGCACCCGGCGCGTCAGCATGGTGTTCCAGGGTTTCGGTCTTATGCCGCATCGGACGGTGATGCAGAACGTGGTCTACGGCCAGCGGGTGCGCGGGCTGAGCAAGGCTGAGGCCTATCCGATCGGGATGAAATGGATCGAGACCGTCGGCCTGCTCGGTTACGAGAACAAGTACCCGCATCAGCTCTCGGGCGGCATGAAGCAGCGCGTCGGCCTTGCCCGTGCGCTGGCGGCCGACACCGATGTGATCCTGATGGACGAGGCCTTTTCGGCGCTCGATCCGCTGATCCGCAGCGACATGCAGGACCAGTTGCTGCAGCTGGAAAAGAACCTGTCGAAGACCATCGTCTTCATCACCCACGATCTCGATGAGGCGCTGCGTATCGGGGCCGAAATCGCGATCCTCAAGGACGGCCGCCTGGTCCAGGTCGGCACGCCAAGCCAGATCCTCAATACGCCGGCCGATGATTATGTCGCCCGCTTTGTCCAGCGTCGGGCCGGTGCGGAGGTCGCGCATCATGGCTGA